In the genome of Neodiprion pinetum isolate iyNeoPine1 chromosome 2, iyNeoPine1.2, whole genome shotgun sequence, one region contains:
- the morula gene encoding anaphase-promoting complex subunit 2 — MNFAADMDMAAINAASEQDVLLKIEYAFPILRQKVLSECSDEQFTDILKQINDLKLLGRIEEIVIQSIEYYIRQHVAPDFWSNFSSTTNEQHGFECFKNAVDGLYSSLIEFLPMLKRLEQLVQSKESDGSFYGENNILGQFKLIVKATLLSQLALNHEIIIEHFYRIAFNVFCNTDTSPQDDSIGSHSLCKGCNREIDDCQCQAIVYIFHETNRKLIELELLERLVGNVLTSLINIRIESHVNKACESSFDVSQLTFLENWLETVVMSWLTRIYSGGSSKSPSLSSKTRETINKFKYKLSHFLYETYTRTRIDQLFNIIIEYPESQPAIEDLRVGLERTDLRKTLVESLQDALKTRLLHPGVNTPDILTAYIAAIKALRQLDPTGVLLETVTQPVKQYLRSREDTVRCVVSGLLDDSPSDLADELVKGESLQLEESSVDEEDEDWEKWMPDPVDADPSKSSQRRVSDIISMLVNVYGSQDLFVNEYRTLLADRLLSQLNYHTEREIRHLELLKRRFGENQLHYCEVMLKDVYDSKRIDGNIQSDSSYCVEAHLFPTSALILSAQFWPPFKEEWKLELPKAVQDQLAKYMKAFEALKGNRTLCWKPHLGNVNLEIELKDRKLNMNVTPIHATIIIHFQNKNEWTIDELSEAMHVPATVLRRKITFWVSQGVLKEISSDKFLLQEESATKNRSTAEIVEEEEVESAMASASDQREEELQVFWSYIVGMLTNLDSMPLERIHQMLKMFASQGPGAVECGLPELRHFLDKKVREHQLLFSGGLYKLPKS, encoded by the exons ATGAACTTCGCTGCAGATATGGATATGGCGGCAATAAATGCCGCGTCTGAGCAGGACGTACTCTTAAAAATCGAATATGCTTTTCCGATCCTCAGACAGAAG GTACTCAGCGAATGTTCTGACGAACAGTTTACCGATATACTCAAGCAAATAAATGATTTGAAACTGTTGGGAAGAATTGAGGAAATAGTTATACAAAGTATAGAATACTATATTCGTCAACACGTAGCTCCAGacttctggagtaattttagcAGTACAACAAATGAACAACATGGATTTGAATGCTTCAAAAACGCCGTTGACGGCTTGTATTCCAGCTTAATAGAGTTTCTACCGATGTTAAAACGACTAGAACAACTTGTACAAAGCAAGGAGTCTGATGGATCGTTCTATGGggaaaacaatattttaggACAGTTTAAACTTATTGTTAAAGCTACGTTATTGAGTCAACTTGCATTGAATCATGAAATAATCATAGAACACTTCTATAGAATTGCATTCAATGTGTTCTGTAATACTGACACCTCACCGCAAG ATGATTCAATTGGTAGTCACAGCCTCTGCAAAGGTTGCAATCGGGAAATAGATGACTGTCAGTGCCAAGCAATAGTATACATATTTCATGAAACAAATCGGAAGTTAATCGAGCTTGAACTGCTCGAGCGATTAGTTGGAAATGTCTTGACTTCGCTGATAAATATCCGCATTGAGAGTCATGTCAATAAAGCGTGTGAGAGCAGTTTTGATGTATCACAATTAAcgtttttggaaaac TGGCTCGAAACAGTTGTTATGAGCTGGCTAACAAGAATATATTCTGGAGGCTCTTCAAAATCCCCTTCTTTGAGCAGCAAAACGCGCGAGacaattaataaattcaaatacaaATTGTCCCATTTCCTTTACGAAACATATACGCGAACGAGAATTGATCAGCTGTTCAACATCATTATAG aATACCCTGAGTCACAGCCGGCAATAGAAGACTTACGAGTTGGTTTGGAACGAACAGATCTACGCAAGACGTTGGTTGAAAGTTTACAAGATGCTCTGAAAACAAGGCTACTACATCCAGGTGTAAATACCCCTGATATTTTAACGGCGTACATAGCAGCCATAAAAGCTTTGAGACAGTTAGATCCAACCGGCGTTCTTTTGGAAACTGTTACGCAACCAGTAAA GCAATACCTGAGGAGTAGAGAAGACACGGTAAGATGCGTGGTTAGTGGTTTGTTGGATGATTCCCCTAGCGACTTAGCTGATGAATTGGTGAAGGGCGAATCGTTGCAGCTGGAAGAAAGTTCAGTCgacgaggaagacgaagaCTGGGAAAAGTGGATGCCAGATCCAGTCGATGCAGATCCTT CCAAATCATCCCAACGCCGAGTATCGGATATAATTTCCATGCTGGTTAATGTTTACGGAAGCCAAGACCTGTTCGTTAATGAATATAGAACTTTATTAGCAGATAGACTACTTTCACAGCTAAATTATCATACTGAAAGAGAAATTCGTCATTTGGAATTGCTCAAAAGACGTTTTGGAGAAAATCAATTACACTATTGTGAAGTGATGCTCAAAGACGTTTACGACTCAAAAAGGATAGATGGGAATATACAGTCGGATTCCAGTTACTGTGTCGAAGCACACCTTTTCCCTACCTCTGCGCTCATTCTATCGGCTCAATTTTGGCCGCCTTTCAAGGAAGAGTGGAAATTAGAATTGCCAAAAGCTGTTCAGGATCAGCTAGCTAAGTACATGAAAGCATTTGAAGCTCTTAAAGGGAACAGAACGCTATGCTGGAAGCCTCATTTAGGAAATGTAAACCTGGAAATAGAATTGAAAGACAGGAAATTGAACATGAATGTCACACCTATCCACGCTACAATCATTATACACTTTCAAAATAAAA ATGAATGGACGATCGACGAACTGAGTGAAGCAATGCACGTCCCAGCAACTGTACTCCGTCGTAAAATAACGTTCTGGGTATCCCAAGGAGTTTTGAAAGAGATCTCAAGCGATAAGTTTTTACTACAAGAAGAAAGTGCAACTAAAAATCGGTCGACGGctgaaattgttgaagaaGAGGAAGTAGAAAGTGCAATGGCTTCGGCTAGTGATCAGAGGGAGGAGGAATTACAAGTATTTTGGTCATACATCGTTGGAATGCTGACGAATTTGGATTCTATGCCCTTGGAGCGAATACACcaaatgttgaaaatgtttGCCTCACAAGGGCCAGGTGCTGTGGAATGTGGTTTACCAGAATTGAGACATTTCTTGGACAAAAAAGTTAGAGAACATCAGCTGTTATTTTCTGGTGGATTATATAAATTGCCTAAATCGTAA